TAGTGCTTCTTGAGATCGTCGGCTATGAGAACCTTGTCGTCGCCATGATCCTCATGAGCCGCGTGTTGCTGGACTGCGTTCATCGCGCGCCTCCGTTGGATTGAGTCACCACCGCGTTCAGCGGCTTGATGCAGCGCACTTGCGCATTCCCGCTCTCGTCGGTCACTACGCCGAGCGCAGGCCGCGCCTTCATGCAGTCGTCCACCACGTACTTGCAGCGCGGCGCGAAGAGGCAGCCGCTCGGCCGGTCGTCGCGGCCGGGCACCATGCCGGGCAGCGCGGCAAGCCGCATCGCCCCCTTGTTGTGCTCGGGAATCGCGGCGAGCAGCGCTTCCGTGTACGGATGATGCGGACGCGAAAAGATGTCCGGCACGCGGTTCGTTTCGATGATCTCGCCCGCGTACATCACCGCCACGCGCTGCGCGACTTCCGAAACAACGGCCAGATCGTGCGAGATCAGCACGAGCGCCATGCCGCGTTCCTTCTGCAGCTTGACGAGCAGTTCCATGATCTGCGCCTGGATCGTCACGTCGAGCGCCGTGGTGGGCTCGTCGGCGATCAGGAGCTTCGGGTTGCACGCCACGGCCATCGCGATCATCACGCGCTGGTTCATGCCGCCCGACATCTGGTGCGGGAAGTTGTCGATGCGGTTCTTCGCATCGGGAATGCCCACCTGGTCGAGCAGCTCGAGCGCGCGCGCATGCAGCGCCGAGCCGCGCAGGCCCTCGTGCAGCTTGAGCACTTCCTTGATCTGATAGCCGACTGTGTAGCTCGGGTTCAGGCTCGTGAGCGCGTCCTGGAACACCATGGCGATGTCCTTGCCCACGATGCGGCGGCGCTCCTTGCCGGTGGCGTTGAGCAGGTCGCGGCCATCGAACGTGACCGAGTCGGCGGTGACCTTGCCGGGGGCGTCGATCAAGCCCATGAGGGCCATCATCGTCACGCTC
The Paraburkholderia acidiphila genome window above contains:
- a CDS encoding ABC transporter ATP-binding protein, whose protein sequence is MTQDLLTIRNLAVNFNGLPAVDRVNLSVAPGEVLGIVGESGSGKSVTMMALMGLIDAPGKVTADSVTFDGRDLLNATGKERRRIVGKDIAMVFQDALTSLNPSYTVGYQIKEVLKLHEGLRGSALHARALELLDQVGIPDAKNRIDNFPHQMSGGMNQRVMIAMAVACNPKLLIADEPTTALDVTIQAQIMELLVKLQKERGMALVLISHDLAVVSEVAQRVAVMYAGEIIETNRVPDIFSRPHHPYTEALLAAIPEHNKGAMRLAALPGMVPGRDDRPSGCLFAPRCKYVVDDCMKARPALGVVTDESGNAQVRCIKPLNAVVTQSNGGAR